The proteins below are encoded in one region of Leishmania major strain Friedlin complete genome, chromosome 7:
- a CDS encoding putative proteasome regulatory non-ATP-ase subunit: MVEACFLCLDSTEYMRNGDQYPTRMMAEQDAACLLANAKLQANAENTLGFLTTGGNACTVYETLTNNVDAIMTSIGSIPVNGKRCNFSSGLQIASLALSHRTNSRAEKRIVAFVGSPIGETAAELEALAKKLRKDDVAVDVVAFGVESNVELLQAFVKKVSKKENSRFLAVAARENLTDKLMSNAILLGEDLPEGAEGGGASMSGFGVDPNMDPELAMALRLSMEDEMQRQAAAAAAAASSAAPESAPASGSAATPAAPAAPAAAPVVDEDELSYENMSEEEMMRRAIALSLQDTAQGASDTASSPSVPQPATTSEACRNEEENEDDFAKGVEAALEEEEDEENRS, encoded by the coding sequence ATGGTCGAGGCGTGCTTCCTGTGCTTGGACTCCACGGAGTACATGCGCAATGGGGATCAGTACCCCACTCGCATGATGGCGGAGCAGGACGCGGCCTGCCTGCTGGCGAATGCGAAGCTGCAAGCGAACGCTGAAAACACGCTTGGCTTCCTCACGACAGGCGGAAACGCGTGCACGGTGTACGAAACCCTCACAAACAATGTGGACGCTATCATGACCTCGATCGGCAGCATCCCCGTCAACGGTAAGCGCTGCAACTTCAGCTCTGGTCTGCAAATCGCGTCGTTGGCTCTCAGTCACCGCACCAACTCCCGCGCTGAAAAACGCATTGTCGCCTTCGTTGGCAGCCCGATCggggagacggcggcggagctggaggcgctggcgaaaAAACTGCGCAAAGACGACGTCGCGGTCGACGTGGTGGCGTTCGGTGTGGAGTCGAacgtggagctgctgcaggcctTTGTGAAGAAGGTATCCAAGAAGGAAAACTCGCGTTTCCTGGCGGTGGCCGCGCGCGAGAACCTGACCGACAAACTGATGAGCAACGCTATTCTCCTCGGCGAGGACCTTCCCGAGGGAGCtgagggcggtggcgccagcATGAGCGGCTTTGGCGTGGACCCCAACATGGATCCGGAGCTAGCCAtggctctccgcctctccatGGAGGACGAGATGCAGCgccaggcagcagcggccgctgctgcggcctcATCTGCAGCCCCCGAAAGCGCACCGGCTTCTGGTAGCGCTGCTACTCCTGCTGCTCCGGCAgccccagcagcggcaccggtggTGGACGAGGATGAGCTGAGCTACGAGAACatgtcggaggaggagatgatgCGGCGGGCCATCGCCCTCTCGCTGCAGGATACCGCGCAGGGCGCGTCGGACACAgcgtcctcgccgtcggtgccgcagccTGCCACTACCTCGGAAGCGTGCAGGAAtgaggaggagaacgaggACGACTTTGCGAAAGGCGTCGAGGCTGCcttggaggaggaggaggatgaggagaaCCGCTCGTGA